In Bos taurus isolate L1 Dominette 01449 registration number 42190680 breed Hereford chromosome 11, ARS-UCD2.0, whole genome shotgun sequence, one DNA window encodes the following:
- the GPAT2 gene encoding glycerol-3-phosphate acyltransferase 2, mitochondrial isoform X2 — MNTMAEARLQTQKKSSQDGQETSLWSSGFGMKLEAVTPFLGKYRPFVGRCCQTCTPKSWESLFHRSIMDLGFCNVILVKEENTRFRGWLVRRLCYFLWSLEQHIPPCQDASQKIMESTGVQNVISGRAPGGAGEGQVPSHVRKEVQRILGHIQAPPRPFLLRLFSWALLRFLNCLFLNVQLYRGQMKMVQKASQAGSPLVFLSTHKSVLDGILLPFVLLSQGVGVLRVAWDPRTCSPLLRALLKKLGGLFLPPEANLSPDSPEGVLARAVVHATVEQLLASRQPLLIFLEEPPGVRGPRLSALGLSWLGLVVQGVQAGIVPDTLLVPVAVTYDLVPEAPHDTCHALAPLGLWTGALAVLRSLRRWGCGRRVCVRVNLAQPFSLQEYIIDARSCWGSRQTLEQLLQPIVLGQCTAVPDTEKEQEWTPVTGPLLALREEDQLLVRRLSWHVLNASVASSAVMSTAIMATLLLFKHQKGVFLSQLLGEFSWLTEETLLRGFDVGFSGQLRCLVQHTLSLLRPHVALLRIQQGDLLVVPRPGPGLTSLARLSAELLPTFLSEAVGACAVRGLLAGRVPPEGPWELQGVELLSQKELYCQILLLLHLLPQDLLLLQPCQSCYCYCQEVLDRLIQCGLLVAEETRGSQPACDTGRQRLSARLLWKLSGDFTDSDSDDFEEAEGRYFRLSQQSRCPDFFLFLCRLLSPVLKAFAQAAAFLHRGRLPDTESGYTEQLFQFLRATAQEEGLFECADPNLAISAIWTFRDLGVLQQTPGPTGPMLHLSPAFASRDSQEKLGQFIRQFICS; from the exons ATGAACACCATGGCGGAAGCCAGACTCCAAACCCAGAAGAAAAGCAGCCAGGATGGTCAGGAG ACCAGCCTGTGGTCCTCAGGCTTTGGGATGAAGCTGGAGGCTGTCACCCCATTCTTGGGGAAATACCGCCCCTTTGTGGGTCGCTGCTGCCAGACCTGTACCCCTAAGAGCTGG GAGTCCCTCTTCCACAGAAGCATAATGGACCTCGGCTTCTGCAATGTGATCCTGGTGAAGGAGGAGAACACCAG GTTTCGGGGCTGGCTGGTTCGGAGGCTCTGCTATTTCTTGTGGTCACTGGAGCAGCACATACCACCCTGCCAGGATGCCTCACAGAAGATCATGGAAAGCACTGG GGTGCAGAATGTCATCTCAGGGAGGGccccgggaggggctggggaaggcCAGGTGCCCAGCCACGTGAGGAAAGAGGTACAGCGCATCTTGGGCCACatccaggccccgccccgccccttccTGCTCAG GCTGTTTAGCTGGGCACTGCTGCGGTTCCTGAACTGCCTCTTCCTGAACGTGCAGCTGTACAGGGGCCAGATGAAGATGGTCCAGAAGGCCTCCCAGGCA GGCTCGCCGCTCGTCTTCCTCTCTACCCACAAGTCAGTCCTGGATGGCATCCTGCTGCCCTTTGTGCTGCTCTCCCAGGGCGTGGGCGTGCTCCGTGTGGCTTGGGACCCCCGCACCTGTTCCCCCCTCCTCAG AGCTCTGCTGAAGAAACTTGGGGGGCTTTTTCTGCCCCCAGAGGCCAACCTCTCCCCGGACAGCCCTGAGGGGGTTCTTGCAAGGGCTGTGGTCCATGCG ACTGTGGAGCAGCTGCTGGCCAGCAGGCAGCCCCTGCTCATCTTCCTGGAGGAGCCCCCTGGGGTTCGGGGGCCTCGGCTGTCAGCCCTGGGCCTGTCCTGGCTGGGCCTGGTGGTGCAGGGGGTCCAGGCAGGCATCGTCCCAGACACTCTGCTTGTGCCGGTGGCTGTCACCTATGACCTGGTTCCAGAGGCACCCCATGATACATGCCAC GCCTTGGCCCCGCTGGGGCTGTGGACAGGTGCTCTGGCTGTTCTGCGGAGCCTGCGACGCTGGGGCTGTGGCCGCCGAGTCTGTGTCCGTGTGAATCTGGCCCAGCCCTTCTCCCTGCAG GAATACATCATCGATGCCAGAAGCTGCTGGGGCAGCAGGCAGACCCTGGAGCAGCTGCTGCAGCCCATCGTGCTGGGCCAGTG TACGGCTGTCCCCGACACTGAGAAGGAGCAGGAGTGGACACCTGTGACCGGACCCCTTCTGGCCCTCAGGGAGGAGGACCAGCTGTTGGTCAGGAGGCTGAGCTGGCACGTCCTGAATG CCAGCGTGGCGAGCTCCGCGGTGATGAGCACGGCCATCATGGCAACGCTGCTGCTGTTCAAGCACCAGAAG GGCGTGTTCCTGTCGCAGCTCCTGGGGGAGTTCTCCTGGCTGACAGAGGAGACGCTGCTGCGTGGCTTTGACGTGGGCTTCTCGGGGCAGCTGCGGTGCCTGGTGCAGCACACGCTGAGCCTGCTGCGGCCACACGTGGCCCTGCTGCGCATCCAGCAGGGGGACTTGCTGGTGGTTCCGCGCCCTGGCCCAGGCCTCACGTCCCTGGCACGCCTGAGCGCCGAGCTGCTGCCCACTTTCTTGAGCGAGGCTGTGGGTG CCTGTGCTGTGCGAGGGCTGCTGGCAGGCAGGGTGCCGCCCGAGGGCCCCTGGGAACTGCAGGGCGTCGAGCTGCTGAGCCAGAAGGAGCTGTACTGccagatcctgctgctgctacacTTGCTGCCacaggacctgctgctgctgcag CCCTGCCAGTCTTGCTACTGCTACTGTCAGGAGGTGCTGGACCGTCTCATCCAGTGTGGGCTCCTCGTGGCTGAGGAG ACCCGGGGCTCCCAGCCAGCCTGTGACACAGGGAGGCAGCGTTTGAGTGCGAGACTGCTGTGGAAACTGAGCGGGGACTTCACCGACAGCGACAGCGACGACTTCGAGGAGGCGGAGGGCCGCTACTTCAGG CTCAGCCAGCAGTCGCGCTGCCCcgacttctttctcttcctctgccgCCTGCTCAGCCCAGTGCTGAAGGCTTTTGCGCAGGCTGCCGCCTTCCTCCACCGAGGACGGCTCCCAGATACGG AGTCCGGCTACACGGAGCAGTTGTTCCAGTTCTTACGGGCCACAGCCCAGGAGGAAGGGCTCTTCG AGTGTGCGGACCCAAATCTTGCCATCAGTGCCATCTGGACCTTCAGAGACTTGGGG GTGCTGCAGCAGACGCCCGGCCCCACAGGCCCCATGCTCCACCTGTCCCCTGCCTTCGCCAGCCGGGATAGCCAGGAAAAGCTGGGACAGTTCATCCGGCAGTTCATCTGTAGCTAG
- the GPAT2 gene encoding glycerol-3-phosphate acyltransferase 2, mitochondrial, with protein sequence MNTMAEARLQTQKKSSQDGQETSLWSSGFGMKLEAVTPFLGKYRPFVGRCCQTCTPKSWESLFHRSIMDLGFCNVILVKEENTRFRGWLVRRLCYFLWSLEQHIPPCQDASQKIMESTGVQNVISGRAPGGAGEGQVPSHVRKEVQRILGHIQAPPRPFLLRLFSWALLRFLNCLFLNVQLYRGQMKMVQKASQAGSPLVFLSTHKSVLDGILLPFVLLSQGVGVLRVAWDPRTCSPLLRALLKKLGGLFLPPEANLSPDSPEGVLARAVVHATVEQLLASRQPLLIFLEEPPGVRGPRLSALGLSWLGLVVQGVQAGIVPDTLLVPVAVTYDLVPEAPHDTCHALAPLGLWTGALAVLRSLRRWGCGRRVCVRVNLAQPFSLQEYIIDARSCWGSRQTLEQLLQPIVLGQCTAVPDTEKEQEWTPVTGPLLALREEDQLLVRRLSWHVLNASVASSAVMSTAIMATLLLFKHQKLLGEFSWLTEETLLRGFDVGFSGQLRCLVQHTLSLLRPHVALLRIQQGDLLVVPRPGPGLTSLARLSAELLPTFLSEAVGACAVRGLLAGRVPPEGPWELQGVELLSQKELYCQILLLLHLLPQDLLLLQPCQSCYCYCQEVLDRLIQCGLLVAEETRGSQPACDTGRQRLSARLLWKLSGDFTDSDSDDFEEAEGRYFRLSQQSRCPDFFLFLCRLLSPVLKAFAQAAAFLHRGRLPDTESGYTEQLFQFLRATAQEEGLFECADPNLAISAIWTFRDLGVLQQTPGPTGPMLHLSPAFASRDSQEKLGQFIRQFICS encoded by the exons ATGAACACCATGGCGGAAGCCAGACTCCAAACCCAGAAGAAAAGCAGCCAGGATGGTCAGGAG ACCAGCCTGTGGTCCTCAGGCTTTGGGATGAAGCTGGAGGCTGTCACCCCATTCTTGGGGAAATACCGCCCCTTTGTGGGTCGCTGCTGCCAGACCTGTACCCCTAAGAGCTGG GAGTCCCTCTTCCACAGAAGCATAATGGACCTCGGCTTCTGCAATGTGATCCTGGTGAAGGAGGAGAACACCAG GTTTCGGGGCTGGCTGGTTCGGAGGCTCTGCTATTTCTTGTGGTCACTGGAGCAGCACATACCACCCTGCCAGGATGCCTCACAGAAGATCATGGAAAGCACTGG GGTGCAGAATGTCATCTCAGGGAGGGccccgggaggggctggggaaggcCAGGTGCCCAGCCACGTGAGGAAAGAGGTACAGCGCATCTTGGGCCACatccaggccccgccccgccccttccTGCTCAG GCTGTTTAGCTGGGCACTGCTGCGGTTCCTGAACTGCCTCTTCCTGAACGTGCAGCTGTACAGGGGCCAGATGAAGATGGTCCAGAAGGCCTCCCAGGCA GGCTCGCCGCTCGTCTTCCTCTCTACCCACAAGTCAGTCCTGGATGGCATCCTGCTGCCCTTTGTGCTGCTCTCCCAGGGCGTGGGCGTGCTCCGTGTGGCTTGGGACCCCCGCACCTGTTCCCCCCTCCTCAG AGCTCTGCTGAAGAAACTTGGGGGGCTTTTTCTGCCCCCAGAGGCCAACCTCTCCCCGGACAGCCCTGAGGGGGTTCTTGCAAGGGCTGTGGTCCATGCG ACTGTGGAGCAGCTGCTGGCCAGCAGGCAGCCCCTGCTCATCTTCCTGGAGGAGCCCCCTGGGGTTCGGGGGCCTCGGCTGTCAGCCCTGGGCCTGTCCTGGCTGGGCCTGGTGGTGCAGGGGGTCCAGGCAGGCATCGTCCCAGACACTCTGCTTGTGCCGGTGGCTGTCACCTATGACCTGGTTCCAGAGGCACCCCATGATACATGCCAC GCCTTGGCCCCGCTGGGGCTGTGGACAGGTGCTCTGGCTGTTCTGCGGAGCCTGCGACGCTGGGGCTGTGGCCGCCGAGTCTGTGTCCGTGTGAATCTGGCCCAGCCCTTCTCCCTGCAG GAATACATCATCGATGCCAGAAGCTGCTGGGGCAGCAGGCAGACCCTGGAGCAGCTGCTGCAGCCCATCGTGCTGGGCCAGTG TACGGCTGTCCCCGACACTGAGAAGGAGCAGGAGTGGACACCTGTGACCGGACCCCTTCTGGCCCTCAGGGAGGAGGACCAGCTGTTGGTCAGGAGGCTGAGCTGGCACGTCCTGAATG CCAGCGTGGCGAGCTCCGCGGTGATGAGCACGGCCATCATGGCAACGCTGCTGCTGTTCAAGCACCAGAAG CTCCTGGGGGAGTTCTCCTGGCTGACAGAGGAGACGCTGCTGCGTGGCTTTGACGTGGGCTTCTCGGGGCAGCTGCGGTGCCTGGTGCAGCACACGCTGAGCCTGCTGCGGCCACACGTGGCCCTGCTGCGCATCCAGCAGGGGGACTTGCTGGTGGTTCCGCGCCCTGGCCCAGGCCTCACGTCCCTGGCACGCCTGAGCGCCGAGCTGCTGCCCACTTTCTTGAGCGAGGCTGTGGGTG CCTGTGCTGTGCGAGGGCTGCTGGCAGGCAGGGTGCCGCCCGAGGGCCCCTGGGAACTGCAGGGCGTCGAGCTGCTGAGCCAGAAGGAGCTGTACTGccagatcctgctgctgctacacTTGCTGCCacaggacctgctgctgctgcag CCCTGCCAGTCTTGCTACTGCTACTGTCAGGAGGTGCTGGACCGTCTCATCCAGTGTGGGCTCCTCGTGGCTGAGGAG ACCCGGGGCTCCCAGCCAGCCTGTGACACAGGGAGGCAGCGTTTGAGTGCGAGACTGCTGTGGAAACTGAGCGGGGACTTCACCGACAGCGACAGCGACGACTTCGAGGAGGCGGAGGGCCGCTACTTCAGG CTCAGCCAGCAGTCGCGCTGCCCcgacttctttctcttcctctgccgCCTGCTCAGCCCAGTGCTGAAGGCTTTTGCGCAGGCTGCCGCCTTCCTCCACCGAGGACGGCTCCCAGATACGG AGTCCGGCTACACGGAGCAGTTGTTCCAGTTCTTACGGGCCACAGCCCAGGAGGAAGGGCTCTTCG AGTGTGCGGACCCAAATCTTGCCATCAGTGCCATCTGGACCTTCAGAGACTTGGGG GTGCTGCAGCAGACGCCCGGCCCCACAGGCCCCATGCTCCACCTGTCCCCTGCCTTCGCCAGCCGGGATAGCCAGGAAAAGCTGGGACAGTTCATCCGGCAGTTCATCTGTAGCTAG
- the GPAT2 gene encoding glycerol-3-phosphate acyltransferase 2, mitochondrial isoform X1, whose protein sequence is MNTMAEARLQTQKKSSQDGQETSLWSSGFGMKLEAVTPFLGKYRPFVGRCCQTCTPKSWESLFHRSIMDLGFCNVILVKEENTRFRGWLVRRLCYFLWSLEQHIPPCQDASQKIMESTGVQNVISGRAPGGAGEGQVPSHVRKEVQRILGHIQAPPRPFLLRLFSWALLRFLNCLFLNVQLYRGQMKMVQKASQAGSPLVFLSTHKSVLDGILLPFVLLSQGVGVLRVAWDPRTCSPLLRALLKKLGGLFLPPEANLSPDSPEGVLARAVVHATVEQLLASRQPLLIFLEEPPGVRGPRLSALGLSWLGLVVQGVQAGIVPDTLLVPVAVTYDLVPEAPHDTCHALAPLGLWTGALAVLRSLRRWGCGRRVCVRVNLAQPFSLQEYIIDARSCWGSRQTLEQLLQPIVLGQCTAVPDTEKEQEWTPVTGPLLALREEDQLLVRRLSWHVLNASVASSAVMSTAIMATLLLFKHQKGVFLSQLLGEFSWLTEETLLRGFDVGFSGQLRCLVQHTLSLLRPHVALLRIQQGDLLVVPRPGPGLTSLARLSAELLPTFLSEAVGACAVRGLLAGRVPPEGPWELQGVELLSQKELYCQILLLLHLLPQDLLLLQPCQSCYCYCQEVLDRLIQCGLLVAEETRGSQPACDTGRQRLSARLLWKLSGDFTDSDSDDFEEAEGRYFRLSQQSRCPDFFLFLCRLLSPVLKAFAQAAAFLHRGRLPDTESGYTEQLFQFLRATAQEEGLFEKRSCARGLSPPTAFTSLSSRVCGPKSCHQCHLDLQRLGGAAADARPHRPHAPPVPCLRQPG, encoded by the exons ATGAACACCATGGCGGAAGCCAGACTCCAAACCCAGAAGAAAAGCAGCCAGGATGGTCAGGAG ACCAGCCTGTGGTCCTCAGGCTTTGGGATGAAGCTGGAGGCTGTCACCCCATTCTTGGGGAAATACCGCCCCTTTGTGGGTCGCTGCTGCCAGACCTGTACCCCTAAGAGCTGG GAGTCCCTCTTCCACAGAAGCATAATGGACCTCGGCTTCTGCAATGTGATCCTGGTGAAGGAGGAGAACACCAG GTTTCGGGGCTGGCTGGTTCGGAGGCTCTGCTATTTCTTGTGGTCACTGGAGCAGCACATACCACCCTGCCAGGATGCCTCACAGAAGATCATGGAAAGCACTGG GGTGCAGAATGTCATCTCAGGGAGGGccccgggaggggctggggaaggcCAGGTGCCCAGCCACGTGAGGAAAGAGGTACAGCGCATCTTGGGCCACatccaggccccgccccgccccttccTGCTCAG GCTGTTTAGCTGGGCACTGCTGCGGTTCCTGAACTGCCTCTTCCTGAACGTGCAGCTGTACAGGGGCCAGATGAAGATGGTCCAGAAGGCCTCCCAGGCA GGCTCGCCGCTCGTCTTCCTCTCTACCCACAAGTCAGTCCTGGATGGCATCCTGCTGCCCTTTGTGCTGCTCTCCCAGGGCGTGGGCGTGCTCCGTGTGGCTTGGGACCCCCGCACCTGTTCCCCCCTCCTCAG AGCTCTGCTGAAGAAACTTGGGGGGCTTTTTCTGCCCCCAGAGGCCAACCTCTCCCCGGACAGCCCTGAGGGGGTTCTTGCAAGGGCTGTGGTCCATGCG ACTGTGGAGCAGCTGCTGGCCAGCAGGCAGCCCCTGCTCATCTTCCTGGAGGAGCCCCCTGGGGTTCGGGGGCCTCGGCTGTCAGCCCTGGGCCTGTCCTGGCTGGGCCTGGTGGTGCAGGGGGTCCAGGCAGGCATCGTCCCAGACACTCTGCTTGTGCCGGTGGCTGTCACCTATGACCTGGTTCCAGAGGCACCCCATGATACATGCCAC GCCTTGGCCCCGCTGGGGCTGTGGACAGGTGCTCTGGCTGTTCTGCGGAGCCTGCGACGCTGGGGCTGTGGCCGCCGAGTCTGTGTCCGTGTGAATCTGGCCCAGCCCTTCTCCCTGCAG GAATACATCATCGATGCCAGAAGCTGCTGGGGCAGCAGGCAGACCCTGGAGCAGCTGCTGCAGCCCATCGTGCTGGGCCAGTG TACGGCTGTCCCCGACACTGAGAAGGAGCAGGAGTGGACACCTGTGACCGGACCCCTTCTGGCCCTCAGGGAGGAGGACCAGCTGTTGGTCAGGAGGCTGAGCTGGCACGTCCTGAATG CCAGCGTGGCGAGCTCCGCGGTGATGAGCACGGCCATCATGGCAACGCTGCTGCTGTTCAAGCACCAGAAG GGCGTGTTCCTGTCGCAGCTCCTGGGGGAGTTCTCCTGGCTGACAGAGGAGACGCTGCTGCGTGGCTTTGACGTGGGCTTCTCGGGGCAGCTGCGGTGCCTGGTGCAGCACACGCTGAGCCTGCTGCGGCCACACGTGGCCCTGCTGCGCATCCAGCAGGGGGACTTGCTGGTGGTTCCGCGCCCTGGCCCAGGCCTCACGTCCCTGGCACGCCTGAGCGCCGAGCTGCTGCCCACTTTCTTGAGCGAGGCTGTGGGTG CCTGTGCTGTGCGAGGGCTGCTGGCAGGCAGGGTGCCGCCCGAGGGCCCCTGGGAACTGCAGGGCGTCGAGCTGCTGAGCCAGAAGGAGCTGTACTGccagatcctgctgctgctacacTTGCTGCCacaggacctgctgctgctgcag CCCTGCCAGTCTTGCTACTGCTACTGTCAGGAGGTGCTGGACCGTCTCATCCAGTGTGGGCTCCTCGTGGCTGAGGAG ACCCGGGGCTCCCAGCCAGCCTGTGACACAGGGAGGCAGCGTTTGAGTGCGAGACTGCTGTGGAAACTGAGCGGGGACTTCACCGACAGCGACAGCGACGACTTCGAGGAGGCGGAGGGCCGCTACTTCAGG CTCAGCCAGCAGTCGCGCTGCCCcgacttctttctcttcctctgccgCCTGCTCAGCCCAGTGCTGAAGGCTTTTGCGCAGGCTGCCGCCTTCCTCCACCGAGGACGGCTCCCAGATACGG AGTCCGGCTACACGGAGCAGTTGTTCCAGTTCTTACGGGCCACAGCCCAGGAGGAAGGGCTCTTCG AGAAGAGAAGCTGTGCCAGGGGACTGTCGCCACCTACAGCCTTCACTTCTCTTTCATCCAGAGTGTGCGGACCCAAATCTTGCCATCAGTGCCATCTGGACCTTCAGAGACTTGGGG GTGCTGCAGCAGACGCCCGGCCCCACAGGCCCCATGCTCCACCTGTCCCCTGCCTTCGCCAGCCGGGATAG
- the GPAT2 gene encoding glycerol-3-phosphate acyltransferase 2, mitochondrial isoform X4: MNTMAEARLQTQKKSSQDGQETSLWSSGFGMKLEAVTPFLGKYRPFVGRCCQTCTPKSWESLFHRSIMDLGFCNVILVKEENTRFRGWLVRRLCYFLWSLEQHIPPCQDASQKIMESTGVQNVISGRAPGGAGEGQVPSHVRKEVQRILGHIQAPPRPFLLRLFSWALLRFLNCLFLNVQLYRGQMKMVQKASQAGSPLVFLSTHKSVLDGILLPFVLLSQGVGVLRVAWDPRTCSPLLRALLKKLGGLFLPPEANLSPDSPEGVLARAVVHATVEQLLASRQPLLIFLEEPPGVRGPRLSALGLSWLGLVVQGVQAGIVPDTLLVPVAVTYDLVPEAPHDTCHEYIIDARSCWGSRQTLEQLLQPIVLGQCTAVPDTEKEQEWTPVTGPLLALREEDQLLVRRLSWHVLNASVASSAVMSTAIMATLLLFKHQKGVFLSQLLGEFSWLTEETLLRGFDVGFSGQLRCLVQHTLSLLRPHVALLRIQQGDLLVVPRPGPGLTSLARLSAELLPTFLSEAVGACAVRGLLAGRVPPEGPWELQGVELLSQKELYCQILLLLHLLPQDLLLLQPCQSCYCYCQEVLDRLIQCGLLVAEETRGSQPACDTGRQRLSARLLWKLSGDFTDSDSDDFEEAEGRYFRLSQQSRCPDFFLFLCRLLSPVLKAFAQAAAFLHRGRLPDTESGYTEQLFQFLRATAQEEGLFEKRSCARGLSPPTAFTSLSSRVCGPKSCHQCHLDLQRLGGAAADARPHRPHAPPVPCLRQPG, encoded by the exons ATGAACACCATGGCGGAAGCCAGACTCCAAACCCAGAAGAAAAGCAGCCAGGATGGTCAGGAG ACCAGCCTGTGGTCCTCAGGCTTTGGGATGAAGCTGGAGGCTGTCACCCCATTCTTGGGGAAATACCGCCCCTTTGTGGGTCGCTGCTGCCAGACCTGTACCCCTAAGAGCTGG GAGTCCCTCTTCCACAGAAGCATAATGGACCTCGGCTTCTGCAATGTGATCCTGGTGAAGGAGGAGAACACCAG GTTTCGGGGCTGGCTGGTTCGGAGGCTCTGCTATTTCTTGTGGTCACTGGAGCAGCACATACCACCCTGCCAGGATGCCTCACAGAAGATCATGGAAAGCACTGG GGTGCAGAATGTCATCTCAGGGAGGGccccgggaggggctggggaaggcCAGGTGCCCAGCCACGTGAGGAAAGAGGTACAGCGCATCTTGGGCCACatccaggccccgccccgccccttccTGCTCAG GCTGTTTAGCTGGGCACTGCTGCGGTTCCTGAACTGCCTCTTCCTGAACGTGCAGCTGTACAGGGGCCAGATGAAGATGGTCCAGAAGGCCTCCCAGGCA GGCTCGCCGCTCGTCTTCCTCTCTACCCACAAGTCAGTCCTGGATGGCATCCTGCTGCCCTTTGTGCTGCTCTCCCAGGGCGTGGGCGTGCTCCGTGTGGCTTGGGACCCCCGCACCTGTTCCCCCCTCCTCAG AGCTCTGCTGAAGAAACTTGGGGGGCTTTTTCTGCCCCCAGAGGCCAACCTCTCCCCGGACAGCCCTGAGGGGGTTCTTGCAAGGGCTGTGGTCCATGCG ACTGTGGAGCAGCTGCTGGCCAGCAGGCAGCCCCTGCTCATCTTCCTGGAGGAGCCCCCTGGGGTTCGGGGGCCTCGGCTGTCAGCCCTGGGCCTGTCCTGGCTGGGCCTGGTGGTGCAGGGGGTCCAGGCAGGCATCGTCCCAGACACTCTGCTTGTGCCGGTGGCTGTCACCTATGACCTGGTTCCAGAGGCACCCCATGATACATGCCAC GAATACATCATCGATGCCAGAAGCTGCTGGGGCAGCAGGCAGACCCTGGAGCAGCTGCTGCAGCCCATCGTGCTGGGCCAGTG TACGGCTGTCCCCGACACTGAGAAGGAGCAGGAGTGGACACCTGTGACCGGACCCCTTCTGGCCCTCAGGGAGGAGGACCAGCTGTTGGTCAGGAGGCTGAGCTGGCACGTCCTGAATG CCAGCGTGGCGAGCTCCGCGGTGATGAGCACGGCCATCATGGCAACGCTGCTGCTGTTCAAGCACCAGAAG GGCGTGTTCCTGTCGCAGCTCCTGGGGGAGTTCTCCTGGCTGACAGAGGAGACGCTGCTGCGTGGCTTTGACGTGGGCTTCTCGGGGCAGCTGCGGTGCCTGGTGCAGCACACGCTGAGCCTGCTGCGGCCACACGTGGCCCTGCTGCGCATCCAGCAGGGGGACTTGCTGGTGGTTCCGCGCCCTGGCCCAGGCCTCACGTCCCTGGCACGCCTGAGCGCCGAGCTGCTGCCCACTTTCTTGAGCGAGGCTGTGGGTG CCTGTGCTGTGCGAGGGCTGCTGGCAGGCAGGGTGCCGCCCGAGGGCCCCTGGGAACTGCAGGGCGTCGAGCTGCTGAGCCAGAAGGAGCTGTACTGccagatcctgctgctgctacacTTGCTGCCacaggacctgctgctgctgcag CCCTGCCAGTCTTGCTACTGCTACTGTCAGGAGGTGCTGGACCGTCTCATCCAGTGTGGGCTCCTCGTGGCTGAGGAG ACCCGGGGCTCCCAGCCAGCCTGTGACACAGGGAGGCAGCGTTTGAGTGCGAGACTGCTGTGGAAACTGAGCGGGGACTTCACCGACAGCGACAGCGACGACTTCGAGGAGGCGGAGGGCCGCTACTTCAGG CTCAGCCAGCAGTCGCGCTGCCCcgacttctttctcttcctctgccgCCTGCTCAGCCCAGTGCTGAAGGCTTTTGCGCAGGCTGCCGCCTTCCTCCACCGAGGACGGCTCCCAGATACGG AGTCCGGCTACACGGAGCAGTTGTTCCAGTTCTTACGGGCCACAGCCCAGGAGGAAGGGCTCTTCG AGAAGAGAAGCTGTGCCAGGGGACTGTCGCCACCTACAGCCTTCACTTCTCTTTCATCCAGAGTGTGCGGACCCAAATCTTGCCATCAGTGCCATCTGGACCTTCAGAGACTTGGGG GTGCTGCAGCAGACGCCCGGCCCCACAGGCCCCATGCTCCACCTGTCCCCTGCCTTCGCCAGCCGGGATAG